One Clostridia bacterium genomic region harbors:
- the rpsF gene encoding 30S ribosomal protein S6, translating into MNNYELLFIINSALEDEAREAVISKFTAIVTDNGGTIDTVDKWGVRKLAYTINHKNDGFYVLINFSAAPTVPAEIERVLNITDTVIRFLLINKN; encoded by the coding sequence ATGAACAATTACGAATTATTGTTTATTATCAACAGCGCTCTCGAAGACGAGGCAAGAGAAGCCGTAATATCTAAGTTTACCGCTATCGTTACTGATAACGGCGGAACAATAGATACAGTTGACAAATGGGGCGTACGTAAGTTAGCCTACACTATCAACCACAAAAACGACGGCTTTTATGTCTTAATTAATTTTTCTGCCGCTCCCACAGTTCCAGCAGAAATCGAGAGAGTTTTGAATATAACAGACACCGTTATTCGTTTCTTGTTAATTAACAAGAACTAA
- a CDS encoding cyanophycinase: MEKKGKLVICGGNISVSAKKIFTRFAQYATLDRTKIVVVVSASDEPIESFDATKDKLISVGVPKEDIFMLPLFDKEVATQLGLANARHQELLDILSNATGVWFTGGSQLRTTALFLNEDFTDTIYLKSIRQVLVRGGVIGGSSAGAAIMSKVMIGNGTDEGCLAYPPITCVKEYFSDKSNEEHEKLLITKGLGFFDGGIIDQHFNTRARQRRLITTMKYTSTPYGYGISEDTGLIYNIASGAIEVLGSAYVYKIVLADNETTIERITENAKC, from the coding sequence ATGGAAAAAAAGGGTAAACTCGTCATTTGTGGCGGTAATATATCGGTGTCGGCAAAAAAGATTTTTACAAGATTTGCGCAGTATGCGACACTTGATAGAACAAAAATAGTAGTTGTTGTTTCTGCAAGCGACGAACCAATAGAAAGTTTTGACGCAACAAAAGATAAATTGATTAGCGTAGGCGTTCCAAAAGAAGATATATTTATGCTACCATTATTTGATAAAGAAGTAGCTACTCAGTTAGGACTAGCAAACGCAAGACATCAGGAACTTTTAGATATTCTCAGCAACGCTACCGGCGTTTGGTTTACCGGTGGCAGTCAACTACGCACAACTGCGCTTTTCCTCAACGAAGACTTTACCGATACGATTTATCTTAAATCGATTCGTCAAGTTCTTGTTCGTGGCGGAGTAATCGGCGGTAGTTCGGCGGGCGCTGCAATTATGAGCAAGGTTATGATAGGCAACGGCACAGACGAGGGTTGCCTTGCTTATCCTCCAATTACTTGTGTAAAAGAATATTTTAGCGACAAATCTAACGAAGAACACGAAAAACTGCTAATAACCAAAGGTTTAGGTTTTTTTGACGGCGGTATTATCGACCAACACTTTAATACTCGGGCTCGTCAGCGTAGATTAATTACCACAATGAAATATACTTCCACTCCCTACGGCTACGGCATAAGCGAAGATACGGGCTTAATTTACAATATAGCCAGTGGCGCTATTGAGGTATTAGGTAGCGCATACGTATACAAGATAGTTTTAGCCGACAACGAAACAACAATAGAACGCATTACGGAGAACGCAAAATGTTAA
- a CDS encoding asparaginase, whose product MVLTKEYRGSVLENDHHGRICIMDYSGKIIYSLGNVGALTYYRSTSKPIQILPTLCYGLDQRYHLEGQEIAVMASSHAGEDIHLKALLSIMDKIGVTEQELIMLPTYPAKEVDKNRMIEQHLPPRKVLHNCSGKHLSLMMLARHIGNYAPCAHKNYWQIDCPAQKEVRQIVSQMSSYPYNKIRIGVDGCGVPVFAVPMPNMCLSYLRLACPELVEDSSVRKQVEKITHLFNMYPDYTSGTNDLTSVLNADFNIMAKNGAQGVYCFALKKEKISVAIKMEDSLARSWTFVVAEILRQLNYSNKQTIQNIDNLASPIIYNDNQIEVGITKTCFNINK is encoded by the coding sequence ATGGTTTTAACTAAGGAATATCGTGGAAGCGTGCTAGAAAACGACCATCACGGCAGAATTTGTATTATGGACTATTCGGGTAAAATTATATATAGTCTAGGCAACGTCGGCGCGCTTACCTATTACCGTTCTACTTCTAAGCCGATACAAATTTTACCCACGCTTTGTTATGGGCTAGACCAAAGATATCACCTAGAAGGACAAGAAATTGCCGTTATGGCGTCTTCTCACGCAGGGGAAGATATCCACTTAAAGGCGTTACTTTCAATTATGGATAAAATAGGCGTTACCGAACAAGAATTGATAATGTTACCCACGTATCCTGCAAAAGAAGTTGACAAAAATCGTATGATAGAGCAACATTTGCCCCCTCGCAAGGTTCTGCATAATTGCTCGGGCAAACACTTATCGCTTATGATGCTCGCCCGTCACATAGGCAATTACGCCCCCTGCGCCCACAAAAACTACTGGCAAATAGATTGTCCGGCGCAAAAAGAAGTTAGACAAATCGTTTCTCAAATGTCGTCTTATCCCTATAACAAAATTCGTATCGGCGTAGATGGTTGCGGTGTGCCGGTATTTGCCGTGCCAATGCCCAATATGTGTCTGTCTTACTTGCGTCTTGCTTGTCCCGAACTTGTTGAAGATAGCTCGGTAAGAAAGCAAGTTGAAAAGATTACGCATTTATTTAATATGTATCCCGACTACACTTCCGGCACAAACGACTTAACAAGCGTGTTAAACGCAGACTTTAACATTATGGCAAAAAACGGAGCGCAAGGGGTATATTGTTTCGCCCTCAAAAAAGAAAAAATTTCCGTGGCTATTAAAATGGAAGATAGTCTTGCTCGTTCTTGGACCTTTGTCGTGGCAGAAATTTTGCGTCAACTTAACTATTCCAACAAGCAAACTATACAAAATATCGACAACCTTGCTTCGCCTATAATTTATAACGACAATCAAATAGAAGTTGGAATAACTAAGACTTGTTTTAACATCAACAAATAG
- the ung gene encoding uracil-DNA glycosylase — MRDYNGWDDIFISQFSQPYFIKLKEFLLKEYATKQIFPPQKDLFKAFDLTSYSECNVVILGQDPYCNAGQAMGLSFSVSANTPIPPSLYNIKKEIEADLGYKSKISNGDLTYWAKQGVLLLNTVLTVESGKPNSHKGQGWEQFTDSVIVALNKRKRPIVFMLWGNNAQTKKYLITNKAHLVLMCAHPSPLSSYHGFFGCKHFSKANEFLSNFYKEIDW; from the coding sequence ATGAGAGATTACAACGGTTGGGACGACATATTTATTTCGCAGTTTTCCCAGCCTTATTTTATTAAGTTAAAGGAATTTTTGTTAAAGGAATACGCTACTAAGCAAATTTTTCCGCCTCAAAAAGATTTGTTTAAGGCATTTGACCTTACTTCTTATAGCGAGTGCAACGTGGTAATTTTGGGACAAGACCCTTATTGCAACGCCGGACAAGCTATGGGTTTATCTTTTTCGGTGTCTGCTAATACGCCTATTCCGCCTAGTTTATATAACATTAAGAAAGAAATTGAGGCAGATTTAGGTTATAAAAGTAAAATTAGCAATGGTGACCTTACTTATTGGGCTAAACAAGGCGTACTACTGCTAAACACAGTCTTAACCGTCGAATCGGGCAAACCTAATTCTCACAAAGGGCAGGGCTGGGAACAATTTACCGATAGCGTGATTGTCGCTCTTAACAAACGCAAACGCCCGATTGTGTTTATGCTTTGGGGAAATAACGCTCAAACTAAGAAATACCTAATTACAAATAAGGCGCACCTAGTGCTTATGTGCGCTCACCCTTCGCCCTTATCAAGCTATCACGGGTTTTTTGGGTGTAAACATTTTTCTAAGGCTAACGAATTTTTATCTAATTTTTACAAGGAGATTGATTGGTAA
- a CDS encoding single-stranded DNA-binding protein yields the protein MNKVILIGRLTADPELSNTPSGIAVCRFTLAVNRTFKTADGQTADFINIIAWRTQAENTCKYLKKGDPCAIVGAIQTRTYEKDGQKRYSTEVVADSVEFLPRNNNNGSSGGSYEKKSIEDLEPIDTDDSSLPF from the coding sequence ATGAATAAAGTTATCTTAATTGGCAGATTAACAGCCGACCCCGAACTAAGCAATACCCCTTCGGGCATAGCAGTATGCCGTTTTACGCTCGCCGTAAACCGTACTTTTAAGACGGCGGACGGGCAGACAGCCGACTTTATCAACATTATCGCTTGGAGAACACAAGCCGAGAATACTTGCAAGTATCTCAAAAAAGGCGACCCTTGCGCTATTGTTGGGGCAATCCAAACTCGCACCTATGAAAAGGACGGGCAGAAGAGATATAGCACCGAAGTAGTAGCAGACAGCGTCGAATTTCTACCTCGCAATAACAATAACGGTAGCTCGGGCGGTAGTTATGAGAAGAAGTCGATTGAAGACCTCGAACCCATTGATACCGACGATTCGTCGCTACCATTCTAA
- a CDS encoding PhzF family phenazine biosynthesis protein: MVEAYVVSAFSKHGKGGNNAGVVFDYTNLTTLQKRWIASRLGYAETVFVSNSAIADYRLQYFTPTSEVSLCGHATIATFVLLKLLNIQESNNYLISSKQKVDYTIETKSGILKISIKNNLIFMQQNSPTFLDILSPSLFTNCINSEFIDKSLPIQIVSTGLKDIILPIDSMQNLTNLQPNFKNIISLSQQKDVVGIHAFVLNKNKDNIATCRNFAPLYGIDEESATGTASCALACYLFKYFSKQPQYVFEQGYSLGQVSQIIVNLTYQDDIIDAVYVGGSGYLVCKKSLSVPNI; the protein is encoded by the coding sequence ATGGTCGAAGCGTATGTAGTCAGCGCATTTAGCAAACACGGTAAAGGCGGAAATAACGCCGGAGTTGTGTTTGACTATACAAATTTGACGACTTTACAAAAAAGGTGGATAGCCAGCCGACTAGGTTATGCCGAAACAGTCTTTGTTTCTAATTCCGCCATTGCAGATTACAGGTTGCAATACTTTACTCCAACTAGCGAAGTTAGCTTATGCGGTCACGCTACGATTGCGACCTTTGTATTGCTTAAACTATTAAATATTCAAGAAAGTAATAATTATTTAATATCTAGTAAGCAAAAGGTCGATTATACAATAGAAACCAAATCGGGAATTTTAAAAATCAGCATTAAAAATAATTTAATATTTATGCAACAAAATAGTCCAACATTTCTAGATATTCTTAGTCCTAGCTTGTTTACAAACTGTATAAATAGCGAGTTTATCGATAAGTCTTTGCCCATTCAAATTGTTTCAACAGGGTTAAAAGACATTATTCTACCTATTGACTCAATGCAAAATTTAACTAACTTACAACCAAATTTTAAAAACATAATCAGTTTAAGCCAACAAAAAGATGTTGTTGGAATACACGCTTTTGTCTTAAACAAAAATAAAGATAACATTGCAACGTGCCGTAATTTTGCGCCGTTATATGGTATTGACGAAGAATCAGCAACCGGCACGGCTAGTTGCGCTTTGGCTTGCTATCTATTTAAGTACTTCTCTAAGCAACCGCAGTACGTGTTTGAGCAAGGTTATAGTCTAGGACAAGTTTCGCAAATAATTGTAAATTTAACTTATCAAGACGATATAATCGATGCAGTCTATGTCGGCGGAAGCGGTTATTTAGTTTGTAAAAAGTCTTTGTCTGTTCCTAATATTTAA
- the iadA gene encoding beta-aspartyl-peptidase: MLTLIKNVTVYSPSPLGICDILIANDRIEQISQNISLTLDNVVIVDGQGLTAIPGLIDNHVHILGGGGEASYASQTPPIEAGELIASGVTTVVGVLGTDGVSRTMANLVAKVRGLREQGVSAYCMAGNYRIPQLTATGDIFKDMLFVDCIIGSGELAINDHRSSQPTQQDFNSVVADTYVAGMLSGKAGVSNVHLGSGKSGLKLLTTLLTETEIPSQKILPTHINRSQDIFSQGIAYSIKFNATIDFTTSRDNITPINDPLNAHNCFISSLASGVNISNITFSSDGQGSMPIYDIDKRIIGSGVGKVASVWETISALVSQGIDLSQALLPATTNPARILSLASKGNLKVGADADIVLVRGDKIVSVFACGKHYQV; this comes from the coding sequence ATGTTAACTCTTATTAAAAATGTTACCGTCTATTCGCCTTCGCCTTTGGGAATTTGCGATATTTTAATTGCAAATGATAGAATTGAACAAATTTCTCAAAACATTTCTTTAACGCTTGATAACGTCGTAATAGTCGATGGTCAAGGGCTTACGGCTATTCCCGGTTTAATCGACAACCACGTTCATATTTTAGGAGGCGGTGGCGAAGCGTCGTATGCGTCTCAAACTCCGCCCATTGAGGCAGGCGAACTTATCGCCTCGGGCGTAACTACCGTAGTAGGCGTACTTGGTACTGACGGCGTTTCTCGCACAATGGCAAATTTAGTCGCAAAGGTTAGGGGGCTAAGGGAACAAGGTGTTTCTGCATACTGTATGGCAGGCAACTATCGCATACCTCAGCTAACGGCAACGGGGGATATCTTTAAAGATATGCTTTTTGTAGATTGTATTATTGGTAGCGGAGAACTTGCAATTAACGACCATCGCTCTTCTCAACCGACCCAACAAGACTTCAACAGCGTAGTAGCCGACACCTATGTAGCCGGTATGCTTTCTGGCAAAGCCGGCGTAAGTAACGTTCATTTAGGCAGTGGCAAGAGCGGACTTAAACTTTTGACAACTTTACTTACCGAAACGGAAATTCCTTCGCAAAAAATTCTACCCACACATATTAATAGAAGCCAAGATATTTTTAGTCAAGGCATAGCTTATTCGATTAAATTTAATGCGACAATAGACTTTACTACAAGTAGAGATAATATTACGCCGATTAACGACCCTTTAAATGCGCATAATTGTTTTATTTCTTCGCTTGCTTCGGGCGTAAATATAAGCAACATTACATTTAGCTCGGACGGACAAGGCAGTATGCCAATTTATGACATAGATAAGCGAATTATCGGTTCGGGCGTAGGCAAGGTAGCAAGCGTTTGGGAGACAATTTCTGCCCTAGTTTCGCAAGGAATTGACCTTAGTCAAGCCCTGCTTCCGGCAACGACAAATCCTGCTCGCATACTAAGTCTAGCTAGTAAGGGCAATTTAAAAGTAGGCGCAGACGCCGACATAGTTCTTGTAAGGGGCGACAAAATAGTGTCGGTCTTTGCGTGTGGAAAACATTATCAAGTCTAG
- a CDS encoding alpha/beta hydrolase, with the protein MRALLTIHGFLTDKTDFDGAIDVISPTYDHIEHYTIPGHTTPRDYTKFSFTQTLAGLLDTYDGLSKYYDQIDCLGFSLGGALATYLANTRKLNKLILLSPANKYLNFGTTFRWLAFYAGKTFQMLGENKGKLTNINIFDDSSIAPYIEDNKKAINIAIKELIPNYNVRNLFTFNRLVKHCNSFLQENDCPTLILYGKLDEMVPYGSITMLENYFRQAKVHIFDDVGHMMLRSSRANAIAEVIKEFINN; encoded by the coding sequence ATGCGCGCCTTGCTTACAATTCATGGTTTTTTAACCGACAAAACCGATTTTGACGGCGCAATCGACGTTATTTCGCCTACCTATGACCATATCGAACACTATACGATACCCGGTCATACAACTCCACGTGATTATACAAAGTTTTCTTTTACTCAAACGCTTGCAGGATTGCTCGACACTTATGATGGTTTAAGCAAATATTATGACCAGATTGATTGTCTTGGTTTTTCTTTGGGCGGAGCTTTGGCAACCTATCTTGCAAACACTCGCAAACTCAACAAATTAATTTTGCTTTCGCCCGCAAATAAATATTTAAATTTCGGCACGACTTTTCGTTGGCTTGCTTTTTACGCAGGCAAAACTTTTCAAATGCTAGGCGAAAACAAAGGCAAACTTACAAATATAAATATTTTTGACGATTCTTCAATCGCCCCATATATAGAAGACAACAAAAAAGCTATAAATATAGCGATTAAAGAATTGATACCAAATTATAACGTCCGCAACTTATTTACCTTTAATCGTTTGGTCAAACATTGCAATAGTTTTTTACAAGAAAACGATTGTCCTACCCTTATTCTTTACGGCAAACTTGACGAGATGGTGCCGTACGGCTCGATTACTATGCTTGAAAATTATTTTAGGCAAGCAAAAGTTCATATTTTTGACGACGTCGGTCACATGATGTTGCGCAGTTCACGAGCTAACGCAATAGCCGAAGTTATCAAAGAATTTATAAATAATTAA